In Methylotenera mobilis JLW8, the following are encoded in one genomic region:
- the xseA gene encoding exodeoxyribonuclease VII large subunit, translating into MTDFAANLSQEAATNAKVLSVSELNRMAKNILEQSFPLFWVSGEVSNFTRAASGHWYFSLKDAGAQVRCVMFKGRNSYVDFTPREGDKIEARATVTLYEARGDFQLTVEFVQRAGLGALFEAFEKLKRKLSNEGLFDASTKRAIPKHPKQIGVVTSADAAALRDVLTTLKRRMPNIPIIIYPTPVQGKGVAQLIANAINTAHERAECDVLIICRGGGSIEDLWQFNEEVVARAIAHCNIPTISGVGHETDFTICDFVADIRAATPTAAAELATPSREDMLNKSNQLKLRLAKDMQFVLNHKSQALDYLARRLISPSQQIAQQKTQVTQLAYRLNHSTNQQLQRKQQNLLRLNQNLQHLNPQAVLTRGYAFVQNKSGNIINTSSQLLNGDEVTLTFGAGSAEANITKIKH; encoded by the coding sequence TTGACAGACTTCGCCGCAAATTTATCTCAGGAAGCCGCCACCAATGCCAAAGTGCTGTCTGTCAGCGAACTTAACCGTATGGCAAAAAATATTCTGGAGCAAAGCTTTCCATTGTTTTGGGTTTCCGGTGAGGTGTCTAACTTTACGCGCGCGGCCAGTGGGCATTGGTACTTTTCACTCAAAGATGCAGGCGCACAAGTGCGTTGCGTCATGTTTAAAGGCCGTAACAGTTACGTAGATTTCACCCCACGCGAAGGCGATAAAATCGAAGCACGCGCCACCGTAACGCTATATGAAGCACGTGGCGACTTTCAGCTTACCGTAGAGTTTGTGCAGCGTGCCGGCTTAGGTGCGTTATTTGAAGCATTTGAAAAGCTGAAAAGAAAGCTTAGCAATGAGGGCTTGTTTGATGCCAGTACTAAACGTGCCATCCCGAAGCACCCCAAACAAATCGGCGTAGTCACCTCTGCCGATGCAGCTGCATTGAGGGATGTACTCACCACACTTAAACGCCGCATGCCCAATATCCCGATTATTATTTACCCAACCCCGGTGCAGGGCAAGGGTGTGGCACAACTTATCGCCAACGCGATCAACACCGCGCATGAACGCGCCGAATGCGATGTACTCATTATTTGTCGCGGTGGCGGCAGTATTGAGGATTTATGGCAGTTTAATGAAGAAGTCGTCGCGCGGGCGATTGCTCACTGCAACATCCCGACTATCAGCGGGGTTGGTCATGAAACAGACTTCACCATCTGCGACTTTGTGGCAGATATTCGCGCTGCAACACCAACGGCCGCTGCCGAGCTAGCCACGCCCTCACGTGAAGATATGCTGAATAAAAGCAATCAGCTAAAGCTAAGATTAGCAAAAGACATGCAATTTGTACTTAACCATAAATCTCAAGCTCTAGATTACTTGGCGCGCAGGCTGATTTCACCATCACAGCAAATCGCACAGCAAAAAACTCAAGTCACGCAACTGGCTTATCGCCTAAACCATAGCACCAATCAGCAACTACAGCGCAAACAGCAAAACCTGCTGCGCCTCAACCAAAACTTGCAGCATTTAAATCCGCAAGCGGTACTCACTCGCGGCTATGCTTTTGTGCAAAATAAATCAGGCAACATTATCAACACCAGCAGCCAGTTGCTAAATGGAGACGAAGTTACCCTAACCTTCGGTGCAGGCTCTGCTGAAGCCAATATTACAAAAATAAAACACTAG